The Raphanus sativus cultivar WK10039 chromosome 2, ASM80110v3, whole genome shotgun sequence genome includes a region encoding these proteins:
- the LOC108827493 gene encoding glutathione S-transferase L3, which produces MASSPSVLEDRPAPLDATADPPALFDGTTRLYTSYGCPYAQRVWITRNFKGLQKKIKLVPLDLGNRPAWYKDKVYPENKVPALEHYGKIIGESLDLIKYLDNSFEGPSLFFPEDQTKREFGEELLKYTDTFIKTMWASLKSDPFKETAPVLDYLENSLYKFDDGPFFLGQFSLVDIAYIPFIERFQIVLNELFKCEITAERPKLSAWIEEMNKIDAYAQTKTDSKEIVEIFKRKLM; this is translated from the exons ATGGCTTCTTCTCCTTC TGTTTTAGAGGATCGCCCAGCTCCGCTCGATGCCACAGCCGATCCACCCGCTCTGTTCGACGGAACCACAAG atTGTACACAAGCTACGGTTGTCCATATGCTCAACGTGTTTGGATCACCAGAAACTTTAAG GGTCTGCAAAAAAAGATTAAACTAGTTCCTTTAGATCTTGGGAATAGGCCTGCTTGGTACAAGGACAAAGTCTATCCAGAAAACAAG GTGCCAGCACTTGAGCACTATGGGAAAATCATAGGTGAGAGTCTTGATCTGATCAAGTATCTCGATAACAGTTTTGAGGGTCCTTCGCTTTTTTTCCCCGAGGATCAAACAAAAAGAGAGTTTGGCGAAGAGTTGTTGAAGTACACTGATACGTTCATCAAGACTATGTGGGCGTCCCTCAAAAGTGATCCTTTTAAAGAAACTG CACCTGTGTTGGATTATCTGGAAAACTCTCTATACAAGTTTGATGACGGACCATTCTTCCTCGGCCAGTTTAGCTTG GTTGATATCGCTTATATCCCCTTCATTGAAAGGTTTCAAATCGTACTCAACGAACTATTCAAGTGTGAAATTACTGCAGAACGTCCCAAACTATCAGCTTGGATcgag GAAATGAACAAGATTGATGCCTATGCACAAACAAAGACCGACTCTAAGGAGATTGTGGAGATTTTCAAGAGAAAACTCATG TAA
- the LOC108837989 gene encoding two-component response regulator-like APRR7 yields MKNGNDNGEGSSYPVTDRKTFTKERHSGDEEEEEEDKAASGVPMDVRNGAGQGSSSPGLQVPLSQATVCWERFLHVRTIRVLLVENDDCTRYIVTALLRNCSYEVVEVANGVQAWKVLEDLNNHIDIVLTEVVMPYLSGVGLLCKILNHKSRRNIPVIMMSSHDSMGLIFKCLSKGAVDFLVKPIRKNELKILWQHVWRRCQSSSGSGSESGTHQTQKSVKSKNVIKSDNDSGHSGENENGSIGLNASDASSDGSGAQSSWTKKAVEVDDSPRAVSPWDRVDSTCAQVVHSNPEFPNNHLVAAPVEKETKEQDEKNEDVTMGRDLEISIRRNDDLALDPKDEPLTKTTCIVRQENSFEKSSSKWKLKVGKGPLDLNSESPSSKQMHEDGGSGFKAMPSHLKDNREPVTPNPPCKTLDTSEAAVKNSEELMDVEHSSKRHRGTKDDGTIVREDRNVLRRSEGSAFSRYNPAANNNKPPGGNLGSSPLHDNNCQDLTKRTEPACDCHLNMNESLPNNHHSRVGSNNFEMSSTTENKAFTKPGAPKVSSAGSSSVKQPLPCDHHHHHHHSSYNPVHIPERKLQPKRGSSNEATEGNNNGVNYSVNGSGSGSGHGSNDPYGSSNGMNAGGMNTGSGNGAGGSGDGSGSGSGSGTVADENKMSQREAALTKFRQKRKERCFRKKVRYQSRKKLAEQRPRVRGQFVRKTADGTNDNDIKNAEDS; encoded by the exons ATGAAGAATGGTAATGACAACGGTGAGGGTTCGAGTTACCCAGTTACTGACCGTAAAACATTTACGAAAGAGAGGCACagtggagatgaagaagaagaagaagaagataaagcaGCCAGTGGAGTCCCTATGGATGTGAGAAATGGGGCTGGCCAAGGCTCCTCCTCACCTGGACTGCAAGTTCCACTTTCACAGGCCACTGTTTGTTGGGAAAGGTTTCTTCATGTGAGAACCATCAGAGTGCTTCTGGTGGAAAATGACGACTGCACTCGTTATATTGTTACTGCCCTTCTTCGTAATTGTAGCTACGAAG TTGTTGAGGTAGCAAATGGTGTACAAGCTTGGAAGGTGTTGGAAGATCTAAACAATCATATTGATATTGTGTTAACGGAGGTAGTCATGCCTTACTTATCTGGTGTCGGCCTCTTATGCAAGATTTTGAATCACAAATCTCGCCGGAACATCCCTGTCATTA tgATGTCATCTCATGACTCGATGGGTCTCATCTTTAAATGCTTATCAAAAGGAGCAGTTGACTTTCTAGTTAAGCCGATTAGGAAAAACGAACTCAAAATCCTTTGGCAACATGTTTGGAGAAGATGTCAAAGT tCTAGTGGCAGTGGAAGTGAAAGCGGAACACATCAAACTCAAAAGTCCGTGAAATCAAAGAATGTTATAAAATCTGACAACGATTCAGGACACAGTGGTGAGAATGAAAATGGGAGCATTGGCCTGAATGCTAGTGATGCAAGTAGTGATGGGAGTGGTGCCCAG AGCTCTTGGACGAAAAAAGCTGTGGAGGTTGATGACAGTCCACGAGCGGTGTCTCCATGGGATAGAGTTGATAGCACATGCGCACAAGTGGTACATTCAAACCCCGAGTTTCCCAATAATCACTTAGTTGCAGCACCTGTTGAGAAGGAGACTAAAGAACAGGATGAAAAAAATG AAGATGTCACAATGGGTAGAGACTTGGAGATCAGTATTCGTAGAAATGATGATCTGGCACTGGATCCAAAAGATGAACCCCTGACTAAAACCACTTGCATTGTGAGACAGGAGAATTCATTTGAAAAGAGCTCTAGTAAATGGAAACTGAAAGTTGGGAAAGGACCATTGGATCTCAACAGTGAAAGTCCTTCGAGTAAACAAATGCATGAAGATGGAGGCTCGGGTTTCAAAGCGATGCCTAGCCACCTTAAAGATAACAGAGAACCCGTGACGCCTAACCCACCCTGCAAAACTTTAGATACCAGTGAAGCTGCCGTCAAAAACTCTGAAGAGCTGATGGACGTTGAACATAGTTCAAAGAGGCATAGAGGAACTAAAGATGATGGGACAATAGTTAGAGAAGACCGCAATGTGCTGAGGCGTTCAGAGGGTTCAGCTTTCTCAAG GTATAATCCAGCCGCAAATAACAATAAGCCTCCTGGTGGGAACTTGGGAAGCAGTCCTCTTCATGATAATAATTGCCAAGATCTAACGAAAAGGACTGAACCGGCATGTGATTGTCACCTAAACATGAACGAGAGTCTCCCCAATAATCATCACTCACGCGTCGGGAGCAATAACTTTGAAATGAGTTCTACGACTGAGAATAAAGCTTTCACAAAGCCTGGAGCTCCAAAAGTGAGCTCGGCAGGATCTTCATCGGTAAAGCAGCCTCTACCTtgtgatcatcatcatcatcatcatcactcgTCCTATAATCCTGTCCACATCCCTGAGCGGAAGTTACAGCCAAAACGTGGATCCTCAAATGAGGCGACTGAAGGTAACAACAACGGAGTGAATTACAGTGTGAATGGAAGTGGATCAGGAAGTGGTCATGGAAGCAATGATCCATATGGAAGCAGCAATGGCATGAATGCTGGAGGGATGAATACGGGGAGTGGTAATGGTGCTGGCGGTAGTGGTGATGGCAGTGGAAGCGGCAGTGGAAGCGGGACTGTGGCAGATGAAAATAAGATGTCTCAAAGAGAAGCTGCTTTGACAAAGTTCCGtcagaagagaaaagagaggtGCTTCAGAAAGAAG gTACGATACCAAAGCCGGAAAAAACTAGCAGAACAACGCCCTCGTGTCCGTGGCCAATTCGTACGTAAAACAGCCGATGGAACGAATGACAACGACATAAAAAACGCTGAGGATAGCTGA
- the LOC108838730 gene encoding uncharacterized protein LOC108838730: MAQEEQQWQPVRNSSPREITLAEVIPQTAQYYCLVDASWKNQTEPSGIGWSLYSIQGIQILQGSSSVQPTNTAFEAEALAMRMATQQLRALRFTNVALFSDCKRVIDEIKQGMNMETLSNVCITEAHSMIQDIYSLSKEQDFTFHYISRIWLHSVDERAKLAREHNQNYVITWLSS, encoded by the coding sequence ATGGCACAAGAAGAACAACAGTGGCAACCTGTTAGAAACTCAAGTCCACGAGAAATAACTCTAGCAGAGGTGATTCCTCAAACCGCTCAGTACTACTGTCTAGTGGATGCTTCATGGAAAAATCAAACGGAACCTAGTGGTATTGGATGGTCCTTATATAGCATACAAGGCATCCAAATACTGCAAGGTTCCTCATCAGTCCAACCTACAAATACGGCGTTCGAAGCAGAAGCACTAGCAATGAGAATGGCGACACAGCAACTTAGAGCTTTGAGATTCACCAATGTAGCTCTGTTCAGTGACTGCAAAAGAGTCATTGATGAGATCAAGCAGGGGATGAATATGGAAACTCTCAGCAACGTCTGTATCACTGAAGCACATTCTATGATACAAGACATCTACTCTTtatcaaaggagcaagatttcACTTTTCACTATATCTCTAGAATATGGTTACATAGTGTAGACGAGAGAGCTAAGTTAGCAAGAGAACATAACCAAAACTATGTAATTACTTGGCTTTcaagttaa
- the LOC108817576 gene encoding probable serine/threonine-protein kinase PBL7, translating into MGWIPCSGKSNGKTKKRSNSDEKLSRNCSLSTSEKSKAKSSVSESKSRGSDNIVAQTFTFSELATATRNFRKECLIGEGGFGRVYKGYLASTSQTAAIKQLDHNGLQGNREFLVEVLMLSLLHHPNLVNLIGYCADGDQRLLVYEYMPLGSLEDHLHDISLGKQPLDWNTRMKIAAGAAKGLEYLHDKTMPPVIYRDLKCSNILLGDDYFPKLSDFGLAKLGPVGDKSHVSTRVMGTYGYCAPEYAMTGQLTLKSDVYSFGVVLLEIITGRKAIDNSRCTGEQNLVAWARPLFKDRRKFSQMADPMLQGQYPPRGLYQALAVAAMCVQEQPNLRPVIADVVTALTYLASQKFDPMAQPVQGSLFAPGTPPRSKRGV; encoded by the exons ATGGGTTGGATCCCGTGCTCTGGGAAATCAAATGGGAAGACTAAGAAAAGGAGCAACAGTGACGAAAAGCTCAGCAGGAATTGCTCTCTCTCTACTTCAG AGAAATCTAAGGCCAAATCGTCTGTGAGTGAATCCAAAAGCAGAGGGTCTGATAACATTGTGGCACAAACATTTACATTCTCTGAGCTAGCCACTGCCACTAGAAACTTCAGGAAAGAATGCCTTATTGGGGAAGGCGGATTTGGTAGAGTTTACAAAGGTTACTTAGCAAGCACTAGCCAG ACAGCGGCTATCAAGCAACTTGATCATAATGGTTTACAAGGAAACAGAGAGTTCCTCGTTGAGGTTCTCATGTTGAGCCTTCTTCATCACCCAAATCTTGTGAACCTAATCGGTTATTGTGCTGATGGAGATCAACGGCTTCTTGTCTACGAATACATGCCTCTAGGTTCACTTGAAGATCATTTGCACG ACATTTCACTTGGTAAGCAGCCACTTGACTGGAACACCAGAATGAAGATAGCTGCAGGTGCTGCTAAAGGGTTGGAGTATCTGCACGACAAAACCATGCCTCCAGTGATCTACCGTGATTTGAAATGCTCCAACATTTTGCTCGGCGATGACTACTTCCCGAAGCTATCTGACTTCGGTTTGGCTAAACTTGGCCCAGTGGGTGACAAGTCTCATGTTTCCACTCGTGTTATGGGAACATACGGATACTGTGCTCCCGAGTACGCAATGACAGGACAGCTAACACTCAAATCAGACGTTTATAGCTTCGGTGTGGTTCTTTTGGAGATCATAACCGGTAGGAAAGCCATAGACAATTCTAGATGTACTGGAGAACAGAATCTGGTCGCGTGG GCGAGGCCTCTGTTTAAAGACAGGAGGAAATTCTCTCAAATGGCTGATCCAATGCTTCAAGGTCAATACCCTCCGAGAGGATTGTACCAAGCCCTTGCCGTGGCGGCAATGTGCGTGCAAGAGCAGCCGAATCTGAGACCTGTCATTGCTGATGTTGTCACCGCACTCACTTATCTCGCTTCCCAAAAGTTTGATCCTATGGCTCAGCCAGTCCAAGGCTCCCTTTTCGCTCCTGGGACTCCACCTAGATCAAAGAGGGGAGTCtga